One Nocardia iowensis DNA window includes the following coding sequences:
- a CDS encoding GNAT family N-acetyltransferase translates to MTTIDRISLRPAAPAANREKLRAELADLLHHDPAALPDTARLVEDLSMDSLAMMTLAAWLGSHGVRTQTDQPRRGTVGDVLSLAETVAGKAVQLTIRAGDGSPSGPHLVPELPPSRPDALAPVLESSVFRLDALQPVDTEYLYALAVRPENCFRWRYRGVPPAPERFVEELWTQVVTQYVVRRIDDNQPAGHVVAYNADRDVGHAYVGAVFEPTYAGTGLAAEVITLFVRYLFRTFPFRKLYLEVPGFNWPQMSSGEGRYFQVEGRLRDHVYYAGRYWDQYLCAIYADHSSGEPTSDRNERKTS, encoded by the coding sequence TTGACCACGATCGACCGCATCAGCCTCCGCCCGGCTGCACCGGCAGCGAACCGAGAAAAGCTACGCGCCGAGCTCGCGGACCTGTTGCACCACGATCCTGCGGCCCTGCCGGATACCGCTCGGCTGGTTGAGGACCTCAGTATGGACAGCCTCGCCATGATGACCCTGGCGGCGTGGCTGGGCTCGCACGGCGTGCGCACGCAAACCGATCAGCCGCGCCGCGGCACCGTCGGTGATGTTCTGTCGCTCGCGGAAACCGTTGCGGGCAAAGCTGTTCAACTCACCATCCGCGCCGGGGACGGGTCACCATCAGGCCCGCACCTGGTGCCGGAACTGCCACCGTCGCGGCCCGATGCGCTCGCTCCTGTCCTGGAAAGCTCCGTGTTTCGGCTCGATGCCCTCCAACCGGTCGACACCGAATACCTCTATGCGCTAGCGGTTCGTCCGGAGAACTGCTTCCGCTGGCGATACCGCGGAGTACCGCCGGCGCCTGAACGCTTCGTCGAAGAACTGTGGACGCAGGTGGTGACGCAGTACGTCGTGCGCCGCATCGACGACAACCAACCCGCCGGGCACGTCGTCGCCTACAACGCCGATCGCGACGTCGGCCACGCCTACGTCGGCGCCGTGTTCGAGCCGACGTACGCCGGAACCGGACTAGCTGCCGAGGTGATCACCCTCTTCGTCCGATATCTGTTCCGTACCTTCCCGTTTCGCAAACTGTATCTGGAAGTCCCGGGATTCAACTGGCCGCAGATGAGCAGCGGCGAGGGCCGGTACTTCCAGGTCGAGGGTCGACTGCGCGACCACGTCTACTACGCGGGGCGCTACTGGGACCAGTACCTCTGC